The genomic region CCTGTCATTTTCAAGTAACAATTAACCAAAGTGGGATTTTACTGTAAATCACCAAAGTGATTTTAGCTTGTGATATGCACTATACCTTCAGAGTTTAGCACTAACAGAATGACATAATTAGGGCTAGGCGTAGGAACCACGGGGCCATAGCCCCAGATCAGCAGCCAATGGTCACTATATATAAAATAGGTCATCGTGAAAACAagctacaagtggaagaaaacgAGGAGCTGCAACAGTGGGAAAACTACTTTTTAATATGCGCAGACGtcctgggtacacgaggctacaCTTGCCGCGCATTGAGGTTTGCCCCCGCAACCTGGATGTCATTCCTACACTGTTAGGAGCATTCACGGTATGTATACTGGTTTATCTGTACAGCCAGCAAGCCAGTCTTTTTGCTGGAGGTTCGTATCAAGTCATTGAAATCATAAACACAACCTTAGAACGCAATGTACAGAGTCCAAGGCTTCAACGACGGGCTCGTCTCTGAAGGGAAAATAAGGGAGGACACAAGGTTTCAGGCTCTTGTCCTCTGGCCATCCGTTATGAATGACATTTGTAACGCTTGCAAGGTATCATCAACTGCTGTTTCTCGCTGAATCTCTTGTAACTTGCTTGTTGTAATGAAGTAGCAATCTACAGCTGCAATTTTGTTCTAATTTCTTTTCAAATGTCGACTGCGTGTTCAGAATTTCAAGGCCATTCTCTACTGTACCGCTCCTGCTCTCTGTCGTTAAATACCCTCTTGAAAGAGTGTCGGCCAAAACcatttctttcctttcttgtACAATACTTTGAGATCGTATCTTTGCAGCCGCAGTAACATTCTCTGTAATCTTCTTGGCGCTGTTTGAAGTGACTTGTGCACAATGATTTCTAAAGGCTTATGATCAGATTGTACTTCCATTGGTCGTCTATACGTATATTGGTCGAATCGTTCCAATCGATAGACTATCGCTAGTAATTCCTTTTCTATTTGAGCGTATCCGCTTTCACACTCATTCAACGCTCTACTAGCATACGAGATTGGTTGCTCGTCTTGGAGAAGCACGGCCGCCAACCCCAAGCTGGATGCATCACACTGCATTAATGTGGGTTTTGTCGTGTCAAAATATCTCAGAACTGGTGCTGTAGTTATAGCTTGTTTGATTTTTCCTAGCGCCCGTTCTTGTTTGTCTTACCACTCCCACGCATTATTCGGACGTGTCGATTCCCTCACTGGCTCACAAGTATGAGCAAGCTTCGGCAAATATCTTGACAAATAGTTAGCCATGCCAAGAAGCCGTCGAACACTTTCAACATTTTCTGGTTTGGGAATTTTCAGAATGCATTAACTTCTTCTGGATCAGATTTCAGCCCGTTTTCTGTAAGAGTATGGCCCATATATGTCACTTGCAGTTCTCTCAATCGAAACTTCTctttatttaacttaattaatacctTATCTCTACAACGCTTCAGTAAAGCGAGTAAATTCCGGTCGTAATTTGTTCTCGCCTCTTCAAGAGTGGATCCTCTGCCCGTAACCAGTATGTCGTCAGCAATAACGTAGCTATCATTCAGTCCTTCTAGTGCTTGATTTAATTTTCTCTGGGATACCTCCTGTGCCGGAGATATCCCAAACGGCATTCGTATTCATTTAGAGCGTCCTATCGGAGTGCGGAAGGTTGTGAGATTGCTTGTTTCTTTATGCAGGACCACGTGCCAAAATTCATTTCGATCATCGCACACGCTGAAGACTTTCGTATTTTTCAACCGTGGTAATAAATCATCAGTTGTGGCAATCGGGTAATGGCAGCGTTTTAGGGCCCGGTTTAGCGGTTTCTGGTCGATGCAAATTCGAAGTCCTCTCGGCTTTCTCACAACTACCAGAGCGGAGATCCAATCCTTCATTAGCGTTGGCttgcagactagactctgtagcaaaaagcgcgcaatgacaagggtaggtgttgatcttgacatgaaactacggtTTGGAGAGTCAATTTGAAGCTTCCAGAgctattctttcgcgaaaagatgtatttgtattCATTCTTGAAGACTTCTTGATGGGTAGACGGTATAGTTTCATGTCAATGTCAACCCCTTtccttgtcattgcgcgctttttgctgcAGAGTCTAGCctgcgcgcaaacgctagTGGCCGCAAAGGAGATACATGCGCGTGTGAAATACGTAGacggtcatcactccgccaattgtagatctcagactatgTAAGCCTAgatacacgacacccgtcaccaacactccatagacttacctttcaacatgcttcagttgtctgcaattCCACAAATACCAAGCAATGGTCGTGTGGTTCGTTTATTAACCCGAGGCGGAGCCTCTCGTTACAGTAGTGATTCTTGTCGACGACCGACTACACAGATGTAGGCGGTACTATCTATTTAGCGCACGCATAGGTGCACTGTTCTGAATAGCGTTGTTTCTAGACAAACACAGCTGATTCATTGTTTCGCGGACTGGATCAACCCAAagttacaagacaaagtagttgcaTCGATATGTGGAAATGTGTTGTGAGTCCATTTCTTTCTAGATAGAGTACTGATTTGCAATACGAGCCGGATCTAGTAGGTATGTCTAGAGTATTGTTGTTACAGTCTGGTATGTTGCTAGACAACGTGTTTTCGCTCATAATTATTTAAAGAGCTTATTTTGTGCGCAGCAGCTGTCGGTGTTGTGGGGAAAAAATTAGTGGTAAGATTTACGGCCTATAGTACATGCAGCTGAAGTGTCGTTGAGCATTTTCCTTGTTTCTGCAGTTGGTTGTTGCGTGTGAAGTACGTTATTTATCGTTGCCGTTTTGTCGCGGCTAAAATTAGTCGTTCCTTGTTGTGGGAACAAAGATCATTGGTGAACGAAGATCGTTGGTAGGCTTCGATCGTCTTTGCGTGACGGTAACCTATGATAGTCGGTTACTGTGTTCGTAGCTATCACGCGTTGTTCAGCTACGATGTTTTGCGTTTCGTTTTCTGGGAGCAATAATCAGCGGTAAGCTTTATTGTGTCACAGTCCATCATGAATAGAGTAGAGCCTTTGCAGAGTTTAGCTAACAATTTGAAGCTTTCTTCAGTACCTCTTGAGTTATCATGTTTGAATAAACTAGAAACTAGAATGATGTGTTTATGAGCATAGCGTTTATGAAAATGGTGACCGGgaagcaccgttgcatacaTGGCCCTGCCGTGAACATACATGTACCTAGAATTCTGTCATGACGCAACTAATTACAATCAAGCTGAATACCAGCCATGGGCTTTGAACTTTCTGTACTTTTCATTGGATTATagttctaacgctaatttgattttgaagctacgggacacttgatgcaTGACGActttgggggtgacacttgatgacgttggggtaCCATTTAGTGGTCCACTTATCAACAGTTAGTAAGAAGAGATGgtaggaagtaggcgggatgatacCAGACTcttggaattgtcatacgggcaccggacaagactagcgcgagagagtctgaggACGAGGCTAGAAACACATGCAGACTGTTAGGCTAGAACAGCTTTAGTATGTACAAGAGCgagacaataattattgtatttactaATCTAACAAGGTACTAACCGTTAACGGCATATTTTCAATCTGAGCGATTGAGCGAGCACATTTAGTGTTCTTTGTCTCTTGAAACGCTAACATGGGTACGCAATGAAACACATGCATGAACCCGTTTTTTATCGGTCACGCCTaggtgtatgtgtgcatgcgcgagAGGCCAGATCTACATCATGTTCATCGACGATTCAGCTCCCGGCGTATTGTCCAGTACTTTTCACGTTCTAGTGTGGTTCTTTGCAACTGCAGCCATTATTGGCAACGTGCTGTTAATGGTATGGCGCTGCGCAAGGAAGGAGTCACGCCTGCAAATTCTCTCTCTACTAATCGTCAGTCTCTCCGTTGCTGATATTCTCTGGTCTTTTCACTACCTCATCCAAGAAGTGATGCTCCTGCCTGCGCTAGACGCTGGCAAAAACGACACTTTTGATTTCACCCCTCAAGATGAAAGTCTCTGCCTCACAGCCACTTTCTTGACCTTTACTAGTTGTAGTGCAGTAATGGCTACAGTGGTCGGCATAGCTCTCCACACTGCCTTTACTCTTGTTGGTCATCGTCAAAAAATTATCGTTTACATAGTTGTGGTTACTGGCTGGATCTTTTCTTTGTCGCTGGCAACTTCGGTGACTCTTGAAATGAATGACATCGTCAAGCATTTTAATAGAAGTATGTCGGCAAGTACCTTCTCATTGATAGCAACATTTGGTTGCATGGGAGGCTCGAATCCTATTTCTTATCCGATCATCGTTACCTCCATCAACGCAGTGGCTTCTGTTGCCTGTATTCTCATCTACAGTACTTTGTGCTGCAAGCTGAGGAAATTCAACAGTTACGTTGCTAGTACAGAATTGAAACATTTGAAGATAAGACTAACGGTTATAGTTGTGGTGAATGTGATCGTCTGGTGGCCGGCTTGCATCATTTATTGGTATAGTTATGTCAATGGTGAGTTTGTGTTCAACGGTAAGCTGAGCTTGGATGCTCCATTGCCTATCATGGTGTTGACTGTGGTGGTGAGCTTGATTAATCCGTTGATCTACACAATAGATCTAAAATACGTCATGAATGTAATCAAAACCGTCTGCGTTTTAATATGCTGTTATGGTAACAGTGAAAGGAGGAGACTAATTATTGCAAACGGGGATGAAACCGAATCAAGTTGTGGTTGCTCCGTTGTTTGTCAGACTATTTGTCAAGTGGAAGGAAGACGTGGGAAAGGGATTCGATTGATGAGAGACACAATGGATCAGACAACATCAAGCAGCCTGTTTCCAGAAATTGGACCTTTAACAAATGAAATGGGCGATCTGCCAGTTTGAGTCAGTCTAggttactgcatgcatgtaaacgCCTAGAGAGCTGTTACACTGTAAAACGTATCTGGTTAGAACGCAGATTGCAGACTGCAGAGACATTGAAGCTGGAATCGTTTAGGAGATAATTGCATGCGTGATAAATGTTACCTGTTCACGTACTCTTGTTTCGCTGTCGACAGTGAGCCGTTCTAGCACAGGTATGTCTCATCCTGTCCATCTATGGGAGTCCATTGTCGCACGTGACAACAACACGTGACCATGCAACCGACCACTAACTTTTAATTAGCCCCTACAACACTAGGTTAAGAATTCAGTTTGAAGGGACCCTCTTTTGCGATAAGATATTCCTACTACTTGGGGTCAAAGCATTGTTAGCAACACTAAAACACTTTTATCCTGCATTAGACagtatttttatatatttgaaAGCGGTCTACTTTGTCTCAATTTTTACATCCCTAATTCTGTTTTCAGTAACCAAGTTTAGAGATCGATGGACCTGTGGTTGTGAAACATTGAATTAACTAGTAGCATTAAGATGGCTCTGAAACAAAAATAATGAAAGGGAGCACTATACAGTGCTGAACCCTATAAACGTCGAGAAATTGACTCCTTTCCAGTTTTGGGTACTTTCGTTGAACAGtcgaacctcgctaatccgagcAGCCCATGCCACCCAACGATtgattttagcctcaacaacgAGACACAGGTACGTACTTCAATCGCCATAACACCAGACAGTTACTGCACACGTGTACTGGTTGGCAAGCACCTACTTGcaagcatacacaatagacatagcctcggagccagaccgcttttgcacgtgagggggcGGGAAGGGCGGGTGCGAGGGCGGAGAGGAAAAAGCGGTCTGGGACTACACTATTGTAAGTGAGCTCGGAAGTAGGCGCAACGACTTAATTTGTTATTATGCTAAACGAGTCTCACAGTTATTAGCCTACTTACAATGATTTGAGAACCATGCAGTGGTTGTGTCGTTCTCCATGTCATCTTGCAGTCTGCTTACACCTAGAAAGTCTGTATCTTCAGACAAGTGCAGAATTTGCGGCAGTAACTTTACGTCAGGGCGCGCTAAACACAACTTGCTTCTATCTAGCTAGGGGGGCATCACCACTCGAGTGAGCCGACTAGCTGACTTCGGGGCATTCATAGACATGGCGGAATTTTCCTACCATTGATATCAGAGTCTGACGATTTCGATTCACCAACAATGGCAGCTGCAAACACTTACGTTTTAATAAGAGCGACCTGATCTCCCATCAGCGACTTCAGCGGAGTTACCACAAGCATCACAAGATCCGCGCGGGATATTGCCAGAAGCCATATTGGCTGCTAGTCGGGCACAAGCGATGGCGGGAGAACATGCAAAATGAGCGATTTTCCAAAGCCGTACACAAGGAGGCGAAGAGAAAGCTTCTGCAGTGACTTCAAATTCTGCTCGCCGACAAGAGGCAAAACGCTGGGCATGGCAGCTGCAATGCTTCATCGTCAGGCATTGCTCAGAAGTCATCCCTAACAGACAACACTAGACGGCCACTCGTAGCCGCTCACACTCCAACACCTTACAAGCTGTAAATGTAATCACTTACCACATTAGCTGTTGCACCTGCAGACGCATTAACGTCATCCGCTGCGTTGCTATTAGCATTTTCATCACCGATTGGCCGCCTATCTCAAGGCGTGGGTTTTGATTGGCGCGGTTGCAATTCAGCGAAGAAGAGTCGTCCTCTTCCGAACTAGGTCTGATCGGCGAAGTCCCCAAACGGCTTTTTCTCTCCGCCCTTAAGCCTCTCACGTGCAAAAAcggtctggctccgaggctaAAATACCATATCCGCAACTCTACCATTCAAATCAACAATTACTATGTTTGGTTGCGGTGGGACCAAATATACGTTTACCGTACATTTGCAAGAACCTGGTTGCGGTATTGATTGCATTATGGGAACCGGTTGGCGTTTCTATCATTCTGTGCTTGGCCATCCACTGCTTTAGTTCTGCGATGTTGTAGTTTCCAACACTCTTGCCAACACATCTTCAACTGGTTGCTTTCGAGACATTTGGACGTCAATCGGAATGAAACGAAAATAGCTATCAAGGGGCTGCATACCTACAGCTTGACGACAACCGACTGACGGTACTGTGGTGGCAGGCACAATTGATTCGTACCATGCAAGAAACCATAAACGCTATCTGGAGAGAGCTGGCATGGCAGCAGCGTGAATACATGCTAGCCGTCTCGCCGACAGTCATTGACAATGTGCTGGAATGACCGCTTGGGTGTTTAGCTAAGGACACCTCTACATCTACGTGAAAATGAGCTGGTGGAATATGTGAGTGCATCTGCACTGTTCAAACGTTCTGCTGGTGAATACGTTTGTCAAATCGCTATGTCAAACGAAGCGGTTTCTATGGTGCAATCAATACCGCAACTAGATTCTTGCAAATGTACGGTAAATGCATATTTAGTTCCACTTCAACCAAACACAGTAgttgttgatttaaatggtAGAGTTGCGGATATAGCCTATTAATACCACGTGCACGTCACTACACAAGCATCCCAACACCTGTTTATACaggtggctgagaaaggacaggcagtcaTCAAACGGTAAATCTGTTCACGTCACTACAAGACCCAAGCATcccaacacttgtttatacaggtggctgagaaaggacaggcagtaTCTAGATCCTATATCATCAAACTGTAAATCACTGCGGTGCGGCACTTTGTCGCAGATGCACGTACTCTCTGTTCGCTATGGCCTTTAATGTAGTCTATAACTCGAGAGTCATGATAAGTAATCAAAATTTGAACATAGGGCGTAACTCCACCTATACTGGTGGACAAGCTCCAACAGCCACATGTCGAGATTACACGAGCGCACgctatacattccaaagttgtttacatggtcGTTTTCGTCGAGACCGTATTTCCGTCCAGTCGTTCGTTCGCCACACCGGTaagacgactactataaccCTCGGTACGCCTAGGGTTGATCATTGAGAATTTTACGTCAGATTCTATGTTTAGGTTAGTAACTGATCTGAATGAAAGAGAGCATTTACACAGTACTGAATCCTAGGCGACAAAAAATTGATCCCTTTCCAGTTTCGGgtactttggttgtacagtagaattagcaATGTGTATGCTTCCAAACGCACTGCACAACAGGAAACGTACCTCCCAACGATTGATTTTAGCCTCAGCAACGAGGCACAGGTACGTACTTCAATCGCAAACAACGCCTAACAACACTAAACAGTTGCTGGACAAGCACCTACTTAAAAGTTTGCACAAACTAACACCACGTGCATGTCACTAGACACAAGCCTTCCAACAATTGTATATACAGATGGCTGAGTCAcactactgtctattcccggTGAGTGTAAACTCGGAGGTGAGTGATGAAGTAGAGATCACACGAGGTGTGCTTATTAGAGCActaggagctgctccagttggaccatgttacacccattatcttaaatggttccagttgctgatccgttggtcttacaagataactgaataataaccattgctccatccgtttgtctttgatatgcacgAGTATTAgtcttccgtttcgtttgtaggaaaagcttagataatttaataaacagaaatgccagacctagtggtttctaacgataccgataTCATCGCGAAAGTGATGATTTTcagagttcacacttatgggaacagacagtaggtccaacacttgtttatacaggtgGCTGAAAAGGGACAGGCAGTCTTCTTATCAACGGTAAATCACTTTGGCATCGTGCTTTGTCGCAGGTTCACTTGCTCTCTGTTCACTTACTCTCCGTTCGCTATGACCTTGAAGGTACACTCGAAAGTCATCATCAGTACATCAAAATCGCAACGTCCTGCGTGACCCGCCTAGACTAGCGGACAAGCTCATATTACACAAGTTCTTTACATGGTCGTATTCGTTGAGTCGGTATTTCCGTCAAGTCGGTTGTTCGCTACTTCTGGTaagacgactactataacgCTTGCTACGGCTAGGATtaataaagaagcactaaagtgctgaACCCTCGCTGCTAGCGTGGAAAAGCTGCTGCACGCGTACAGCACTTGACAATATATAGagtatatgtgtatatatatatatatatatatatatatatatatatatatatatatatatatatatatatatacatacatacatacatacatacatacatatattatatatatacatacatacatacatacatacatacatacatacatacatatatagtgtgtgtgtgtgtgtgtgtgtgtgtgtgtgtgtgtgtgtgtgtgtgtgtgtgtgtgtgtgtgtgtgtgtgtgtgtgtgtgtgtgtgtgtacgctaTTCGAGGCCacgtcatttgtttgttcgaAACCGAAATTGGCGCGCGTTCTCTCTACACGCAGACTCTCGGCACGTGCAGGGAAAGATTTGcgtataaatcaatcaatagaTTAGCTGATAATCTTAATTTCATCTATTTGAAACAGATAAAGCATGGCATGCGTTTCAGTAAAAGTTTACTTAAAATATTAGCAGCATGGTTATACACAATTACCGCAATTTAGACTGACTCGGATGGCAGTTGGTCCATTTCATTTTGAAAAGGGTCAATTTCCGGAAACAAGTGACTTGATGTCGTCTGATCTATGGTATCTCCTTTCAATTGAGTTCCTTTTCTAAAATCATGTCTTCCTCGAACTCGATAAATCAtctgacaaacaacagagCAACCACATCTTGATTCGTTTTCATCCTCGTTTGCAACAATTAGTCTTTGTCGTTCACTGTTGCCATGACAACATATAAAAACACAGACATTTTTTATTGCCTTAGTCACACGTTTTGAAGCTATTGTGTAGATCAACGGATTAATCAAGCTCACCACCACAGTCAACATCTTTATAGGCAAAGTAGCATCCAAGCTCAGCTTACCGTTGAACACAGTCTCGTCTCTGACATAACTATACCAATAAATAATGCAAGTGGGCCACCAGACGATCACATTCACCACAACTATAACCGTTAGTCTTATCTGCAAATGTTTTAGTTCTCTACTAGCAACATTAACATTGAATTTTCTCAGTCTGCAGCACAATAGACTGTAGATGACAATACAGGCAACAGAAGCCACTGCGTTGATGGAGGTAACGATGATCGGATAGGAATTAAGATTCGCGTCTCCCATGCAACCAAATGTTGCCGTCAATGAGAAGGTACTCGCAGACATACTCCTATTATAATGCTGGACGACGTCGTTCATTTGAAGAGTCAGCCAAGTTGCAAAAGTCAAAGAAAACATCCAGGTGATAACCACAACTATGTAAACAATAACATTATGACAATGACCAACAAGAGTAAAGGCAGTGTGGAGAGCTATGCCGACTGCTGTAGTCATTACTGCATTACAAGATGTGGCAGCTAGGAAAGTGACGGTGAGGCAAAGAGCTTCATCTCGAGAAGTGAAATCGAAAGTGTCGCCTTTACCAGCGTCTAGCACAGGCAAGAGCATCACTTCTTGGATGAGGAAGTGACAAGACCAGAGAATATCAGCAACGGCAAGACTGACGATTAGTAGAGAAAGAAGTTGCAGGCGTGACTCCTTGGTTGCGCATCGCCATATCAGCACCAGGACGTTGCCAGAGATAGCTGCGATAGCAAAACACCACACTAGAATGTGAAACGTACTGGAGATTAGGCCAGGAACTGAATTGTAGCCGGACAtgacaaagaaagagagagcgagagagagagagccgGTGTCACAGGATCTAATTAGTATATTAAGTCTCAGACAGAGTATCCGGCCTGATATTAATTAGCCTAGGACAAGGTCTAGAGAGTCACAGTCGCCTCGCAGGACCTAAATACAGATTTAGAAAGAATTTTTAGTGTTCCCCCAAATCTTGGACTCTGCACTACGCCACTGCTGCCCGGAAACCACAGAGAgtaccccctctggatccgtcACTGCATGAGCTTCGCAGTATTTATTGCACGCGTGTCTTTGTATATAGAAGAAGGCGGCAGTAACGAGAATAGGCTAGGGGAGCCTAAAGGTGCACCCGGGTTGAAGTTCTTGCGCAAGACCTTGCAAGGAGTTTCAATTACTTGCACGTACTTGGCAAACGTCATGTTCACGCATGAACTTGGGTCAAGGCCTTGCATGTTCTTAGTACGCGTCAAGTCAAGGAGCACTTCAGAATCTCTCTATTAATCCTAGAGAAAAACTGGCTGATTGACTGGTGCTTTTCTAAATCAGGTTCGTTTGCTAGGCTAATTTCAAAATGTTCTATTGCATTGATAGCGTGACCGCCAAGTACTTTCTCGTTCTTGGACTCTCAAGATCTTGCAAGTTCATAAATAACCTTGTCTCGATCTGCTGTACGTGCTATTATGCAGCATTTACACGGAGAATAACGATTTCAAGCGAACACTGTTGCAGTTCAATCTCTTAGTTAAACAATTTGGCAAGTAGAAATTAGCGAAGTTCTATTTCTGCACGTATCAATTGACCAACTAAGTACTTGTATGTTCTTACATGAACGCACGCGTCTCCTAGAACTTGCAAGTTCTTGCTCCAACCTACTAGTATATATCTGCTGGTAGACATACCAGTCAAATTATCTACCTTATTGTCACAATAATAATCTCTTCCACAACTCTTGCCAATATTATTCAATTCTAGGCTACAGCTACTAATACTAATACAGTTTGCACACTTTACACACGATAATCTCTTAAAACCGGCACCAAAAATCCACATACATTGTCACTAAAATCATTGTCAGCAACAAAAATGCACTTTTTACTTATTTTACTGCAGTACACAGCAACCAGTTCATCTATCTCTTCCACTGGCATGTAGAATGATGCGAGACAATTGTCTCGAACAAATCGTCTTAGCAGCGATAACGTTGGCAATTGCTGACCATCCTTACAAATGTTAGATTGATGCCTATGGTATCATTGTACTATTGCAACTGCTGTCGATTCAACAAGAACAAATTTCAGAACTTTTCCATAAAGGAGAGTGGCACTCTCAATTTCTACTACCATGCTTGAACTGCTACCACATCTCTGGTAAAGAAGTGAATGAAAAACTTCATGTCTCACTATGGCCCGACATGCTGTACCAGCCAACAGTGGTGCTGTTCCTGTCAAGGCAGTGATGGCTTGTATTTCCAAGTTTGAAAGTGGTTGTTGTTCTTCTACTGGAAGAAAAAACTcaattccattttcaattgtCACAGTGTTCCCCCTATTGCAGATAGTTCCAATCAATACACAGAACAAAATCGGTGACCATTTCTTCAACATTACCGTAAATTGGGAGTTCTCCTCATTCGAAGATGACAAGCATACTCTTCCACAACAGATGGTGCCTGAGACTGTCTACTCAATCAGACCAGCTGTTGTCTTGAAAAAAATTTTTGAACCATCTATGGCATCACGAACAATAGAGAATAGTCTAATTTCAGTTTAGTAGCTACCTTACATTTACCTATATATgcacatatacatacacacataccatGAAATAATATCATACATGTAGTACGaacacatacctacatacatacatatacctacatacatacatagctTCCTGGCTAGCAAAGAGCAGGTGtgatatattaaataaatatatcgCAATTGCACTACAAACCAAATTGGGGAATACTGGCTTAATTTGTTACCTGGTCAGCAACACCTCTTGTTCCCGTAAATAGACCTCCTACTTCTTTTACCATATTCTCAAAAGAGAACATAGAGTTTGTCCATAAAGGGCTAAAATCAATCACTTGTCTCTCTAAGTGACAAAGGCTGTGCACATTCATTGTCATTGCTGTTTCACCTGCATAAATAATGAGAAATAATTAACACTTACATACAACCTCCACTAATAACTAATGATACCATATAGAGTTTCCATCTCTTGCACAAAATACTCAAGCATTACACCAGACTTCTTAATATCGTTCATGCTCGGAGAAGACAGCAAAGTATAAACTGCAGTAACCAAAAGGGCAAAATGGCAGTGATAATTATCTGTCAAGAATTGGCGAACTATTGGTAGCATAAAGTATAATAGGCTTTCGTTTGAAGTCATGAGGAACACCTATTTTTACAAGCATTCTACTAATCTCTCTCTTATGTCTCCCAAGGTAGTAGTCTTTGCTGTGGTTCTCTGAAGAAAACCATAGCTGTAGCAGCTGTGGAACAACTCCTTCACAGTGTCACAACGTTAATTTCTAGAAAACGCTGCCAAAATTCTGCACTACCTTCAAGAATCGCATGCATGTAATCAACAGGCACATCTTCTGGAATTTGTAGTAGATCTGAAAGCACGGCCTTACCCTTGACACCATAAACCTACAAGGTACATCCACTTCACTGTTTGTCCAAAAAGCTGCGCGtgcgcacgt from Corticium candelabrum chromosome 10, ooCorCand1.1, whole genome shotgun sequence harbors:
- the LOC134186099 gene encoding uncharacterized protein LOC134186099, translating into MLLPVLDAGKGDTFDFTSRDEALCLTVTFLAATSCNAVMTTAVGIALHTAFTLVGHCHNVIVYIVVVITWMFSLTFATWLTLQMNDVVQHYNRSMSASTFSLTATFGCMGDANLNSYPIIVTSINAVASVACIVIYSLLCCRLRKFNVNVASRELKHLQIRLTVIVVVNVIVWWPTCIIYWYSYVRDETVFNGKLSLDATLPIKMLTVVVSLINPLIYTIASKRVTKAIKNVCVFICCHGNSERQRLIVANEDENESRCGCSVVCQMIYRVRGRHDFRKGTQLKGDTIDQTTSSHLFPEIDPFQNEMDQLPSESV